The DNA window aaaagaatacttAATGTTTGTCGGGGATAGAAAGTCATTTTGTAGATTCACggagtacaatgtacatatataaagacAAACGCATCGGCACCGTATTGTTTAGAGGCTAGTGCACTCCCATTAACTATAATAAGATATAATAAACTATGGTACAAGTAACTTaccccatataatattgttgattATGTGCAGATACCCGATGGGCGTGGTCATAAAGACACTCGGAAGCTACGCTCCCTCTTGTCATTATGACCACGCCCATCGGGTATCTGCACATaaccaacaatattatataGGGTAACTACTACATATTTCAAACTTTTGTAGTTTATAAGAGAATACATGAAATTTTGTCCCCACGAACATGTAGAATTTaagaaatccacgaaaattggcccccacaaatttcaatgattatttatattattcTGACTAGTTAAGTTGAAACAATGAGAATGTGAAGAAAATAAGAATTCAAAAACAAATCAGTTCCAAACATTATGTGCACCTTTAGATTTTGACCAACCAGCCCCAACTTTTTTCAGTTTGAAATGGAATATGAAATCAACCAGCTATGTATTTCTCATTAATCAAATATGATtgtgcaataaaaaaaacttaattatcttttataacaGACTTTAATTTAATTCATGTATATCTTATATTTTGAAGGATCGATAGAGAAATCGGAAGAAGATGGGACGAATTTTTCTGCGACACATTGGAGGGACCAGACTGTTCTCTTGTGCCAGTTGTGACACGCCTCTCACAAACAGAGCCGAATTGATTTCAACCAGATTCACAGGTTAGAAGTGATATCGAAAGTTTAATGTTTGACAACTAAgttagtttaaacaatattttatttcaaaatgaaatgaaataggATGGGACAGCAGGCATGGCCTATTTTTGTCCTCTCCTTGACAACTAAGTTAGCATGGTTGTCATCAGAACTTAAAAACCTTAGTCTCCTCCCTTAAAGTTATACTTTGATGGTATTGATAATTagttaattttcattgaaaccttatctaaaatgtaaataatattcatCATAATGGTAAATAAACTTTGTCAGTTAAAACAGTGCATGTCCTATCACTCCAAGCTTACAACCGATTCAGCCAGAACTGTGCATTACACctgtaatatataaaaatcaccTCACGAAGGGCATCTACTATCTTGGATATATGACGTTAGGTGCCTGTGCATGAATGCTGTAAAAATGTTCAagtaatgtatatatattcatttgcaGACCAGTTATTGATAAAACTGGCCAGATCGGGGATTCAGTTGTAGTAATATAAACACAACTGGATTTGCAAAGAATTAAGTAAAAGGAGAACATACTCAGTGGATGTTAATGTTCCCCAATGTccatatttcttttataaagtacttaacatttcatatttattacAATGTATGTTCTTTTTGAAGGGAGAGATTTAGGAACTGAACAATTTACATTCAGCTATATGTAGTACATAAAACCagcatacaaattaaattttacatattctCTTACTTTCTTGCATGAAGATTAACGTCAGATAATAGTAACAAATTGGTATTCAGAttgatgcattttaaaaaaagttataagAATGTACATCAGTATATACAGTGCCTGTATCACAGATAAAAGATGGACATAACTGttacaattttgtatttatatgaTTTAGAATGCACATCAGTATATTGTCTAGTATCTCTGTATCTGTATACTAGGTGCCACAGGCCGAGCCTTCCTCTTCAATAAAGTGGTCAACTTGAACTACAGTGAGGTACAGGACCGCGTCATGTTGACAGGACGACACATGGTTCGCGACGTCTCCTGCAAGAACTGTGACGCAAAACTTGGCTGGGTGTACGAGTTTGCCACGGAGGATAACCAGAGATACAAGGAGGGACGGGTCATTCTGGAGAGAGCCCTGGTGACAGAGAGTGAAGGCATTGAGGAGCACATCAGCCATGATGGATGAAAAACAATGGGGAATAACTGTTGccttaaaaatgtatatacaaaagCTGTGTGTATGTTTTGATGACAATGACTCACATATCTTGGGTATGTCTGTAAGTCCAGACAAGAAGTTTGTGCAAGTCTTAAGACAGGAAATTTGTTCCTGTGAAGTTTGTTTAAACTGGCGTTAGCCACGGGGGAATTATGACTGTAACATTACTGTACTTTGGATGCATGCATGTATGTGTGAATATCTATGGTAGTATCGATATGACTGATAAGAGTTCAATATACGTTGCCATGGCAAATTATATGAAACTGTACAAATGTTACACAAgtatttatgtaatttgtaaggTACTGGAATTTTTCAggtttgaaaagaatgaaaatgcgaagaaTGACAACTCTTGTAAGCTTGCATTTGCTGAAAAATAATCATGCAAGGCTATTGAAAGATTGTCTACTTTTTTTCTCTTGAGAGAAATTGAAGGGACAGTTTTTTCTCCATACGAAATTAATGACTGTATGAAGTTAGCGGATGTTgaaataattgtacatgtattgttttagGTTCtttgcctctctctctctctctctctctctctctctctctctctctctctctctctctctctctcttcggATGAAATATTGTTAACCATCTTAAGTCAGTAGTGGCATAGATTTCAGCCACAAAGTTTTGCTGCTACCTGGTAAGTATCAAAACACCAGGaactttctttgttttagaattaaaatttacacaatctagattttaattaaatatagtGTGGgtaatatggaaaaaaattggtgcaaataatattttactaAAATTCTGTCACTAAAATATTGGACCTGCTTGTTTTCAGCAATGTAGgatgctatatatatatagttattttaaaattgagttTGAGGTAGTAGGAAATCTTAAACTCTGAGATTTGAACCCAGTGAATGCCGCATATCATGAAGAATTGTTGTTGCTAATTGTTTCAGTGAATCAACAGAGGCAGatacaaatttaaagtttaCAATGTAGTGTATTTTCCTAGATACATtagaataatatttaaaatctttgaa is part of the Crassostrea angulata isolate pt1a10 chromosome 3, ASM2561291v2, whole genome shotgun sequence genome and encodes:
- the LOC128175919 gene encoding protein yippee-like 5; protein product: MGRIFLRHIGGTRLFSCASCDTPLTNRAELISTRFTGATGRAFLFNKVVNLNYSEVQDRVMLTGRHMVRDVSCKNCDAKLGWVYEFATEDNQRYKEGRVILERALVTESEGIEEHISHDG